In a genomic window of Xylophilus rhododendri:
- a CDS encoding aspartate aminotransferase family protein, which yields MLPPEDQALLERRARLLGPAYRLFYEEPFHPVRGEGVWLYDAAGKPWLDAYNNVVCVGHARPEVVEAIARQASTLNTHTRYLHEGVLDYAERLLATLPPELGHATFTCTGSEANDLAMRVARAHTGGTGLIVTHWAYHGVTSAIAEASPSLGQHIVLGANVRTVPAPAPLPGQSAEDCGRVFAEGVRAAVADLKAHGIKAAALMVDTVFSSDGIFTEPAGFLREAVEAIHEAGGVFIADEVQPGFARTGECFWGFQRHGIVPDMVTMGKPMGNGHPVAGMAVRPEVMAAFGRQSRYFNTFGGNPVSMAAAAAVLDVIQGQELQRNALEVGAYLRAGLVSLADKHALVGEVRGAGLFIGLELVTDRVLRTPATAEAAQVVNGLRRNGVLLSATGETAHVLKIRPPLVFTREHADLLVSRVDFVLGSLF from the coding sequence ATGCTGCCGCCTGAAGACCAAGCCCTGCTCGAACGCCGCGCCCGCCTGCTGGGCCCCGCCTACCGCCTGTTCTACGAGGAGCCCTTCCATCCCGTGCGCGGCGAGGGCGTGTGGCTCTACGACGCCGCCGGCAAGCCCTGGCTGGATGCCTACAACAACGTGGTCTGCGTGGGCCATGCCCGGCCCGAGGTGGTGGAGGCCATCGCCCGCCAGGCGTCCACGCTGAACACCCACACCCGCTACCTGCACGAAGGCGTGCTGGACTATGCCGAGCGCCTGCTCGCCACCCTGCCGCCGGAACTGGGCCACGCCACCTTTACCTGCACCGGCAGCGAGGCCAACGACTTGGCGATGCGGGTGGCGCGGGCGCATACCGGCGGCACCGGGCTGATCGTGACGCACTGGGCGTACCACGGGGTCACGTCCGCCATCGCGGAGGCCTCGCCCTCCCTGGGCCAGCACATCGTGCTGGGCGCCAATGTGCGCACCGTGCCGGCGCCCGCGCCGCTGCCGGGGCAGTCGGCCGAGGACTGCGGGCGGGTGTTCGCAGAGGGTGTGCGGGCTGCGGTCGCGGACCTGAAGGCGCATGGCATCAAGGCGGCGGCGCTGATGGTGGATACGGTGTTCTCCAGCGACGGGATATTCACCGAGCCAGCGGGCTTCCTGCGCGAGGCGGTGGAGGCGATTCACGAGGCGGGCGGTGTGTTCATCGCCGATGAGGTGCAGCCCGGGTTCGCGCGCACCGGGGAGTGCTTCTGGGGCTTTCAGCGCCACGGCATCGTGCCGGACATGGTCACCATGGGCAAACCCATGGGCAACGGGCATCCGGTGGCGGGGATGGCTGTTCGGCCTGAGGTGATGGCTGCGTTCGGGCGGCAGTCTCGCTACTTCAATACCTTTGGCGGGAACCCCGTTTCGATGGCTGCTGCTGCTGCGGTGCTGGATGTGATCCAGGGGCAGGAGCTGCAGCGCAATGCGCTGGAGGTGGGGGCCTATCTGCGGGCCGGACTGGTATCGCTGGCCGATAAACATGCGCTGGTCGGCGAGGTGCGCGGCGCGGGGCTGTTCATCGGGCTGGAGCTGGTCACGGATCGCGTCTTGCGCACGCCTGCTACTGCCGAGGCTGCTCAGGTCGTCAACGGCCTGCGCCGCAATGGGGTGCTGCTGAGCGCCACCGGTGAGACCGCTCATGTGTTGAAGATTCGGCCGCCTCTGGTCTTCACTCGGGAGCATGCGGATTTGCTGGTTTCTCGGGTTGATTTTGTGCTTGGGTCTCTCTTTTAG
- a CDS encoding D-amino acid dehydrogenase, translating to MKVIVLGSGVVGTASAYYLARAGAEVTVIDRQDGPALETSFANAGQVSPGYSAPWAAPGIPLKALKWMFEEHAPLAIRPDGSLYQLRWIAQMLRNCTAGRYAINKARMMRLAEYSRDCLRELRADTGIAYEQRTGGTLQLFRSQQQMDAVGRDVEVLKACGVDYEVLGPDQLARVEPALASRGQPLAGGLRLPGDETGDCHLFTKALAELARKAGVQFRFGQDVTGIETTGDRVSAVRIGQERLVADRYVMAFGSYSRQLLQPLGLDLPVYPVKGYSLTVPLVDPALAPVSTVLDETYKIAVTRFDDRIRVGGMAELAGFDLRLDPRRRATLEMVVQDLFPGGDIARASFWTGLRPMTPDGTPIVGATPYANLFLNTGHGTLGWTMACGSGRVLADIVSGRAAEIDLEGLGLARYGRARPGRVPAHPAAA from the coding sequence ATGAAAGTCATCGTCCTCGGCAGCGGCGTCGTCGGCACCGCCTCGGCCTACTACCTCGCCCGCGCCGGAGCGGAGGTCACGGTGATCGACCGCCAGGACGGCCCCGCCCTGGAAACCAGCTTCGCCAACGCCGGCCAGGTCTCGCCCGGCTATTCGGCGCCCTGGGCCGCGCCTGGCATTCCGCTGAAGGCGCTGAAGTGGATGTTCGAGGAACACGCACCGCTGGCGATCCGCCCCGATGGCAGCCTGTACCAGCTGCGCTGGATCGCCCAGATGCTGCGCAACTGCACCGCAGGGCGCTACGCCATCAACAAGGCCCGCATGATGCGGCTGGCCGAATACAGCCGCGACTGCCTGCGCGAGCTGCGTGCCGACACCGGCATCGCCTACGAACAGCGCACCGGCGGCACGCTGCAGCTGTTCCGCAGCCAGCAGCAGATGGATGCGGTGGGCCGCGACGTCGAGGTGCTCAAGGCCTGCGGCGTGGATTACGAAGTGCTGGGCCCGGACCAGCTCGCCCGCGTCGAACCCGCCCTCGCCAGCCGCGGCCAGCCGCTGGCCGGCGGCCTGCGCCTGCCGGGCGACGAGACCGGCGACTGCCATCTCTTCACCAAGGCCCTGGCCGAACTGGCGCGAAAGGCCGGCGTGCAGTTCCGCTTCGGCCAGGACGTGACCGGTATCGAGACCACCGGCGACCGGGTGAGCGCCGTGCGCATCGGCCAGGAACGCCTGGTGGCCGACCGCTACGTGATGGCCTTCGGCAGCTACTCGCGCCAGCTGCTGCAGCCGCTGGGGCTGGACCTGCCGGTATACCCGGTCAAGGGCTATTCGCTGACCGTGCCGCTGGTGGACCCGGCACTGGCTCCCGTCTCCACCGTGCTGGACGAGACCTACAAGATCGCCGTCACCCGCTTCGACGACCGCATCCGCGTCGGCGGCATGGCCGAGCTGGCCGGCTTCGACCTGCGGCTGGACCCGCGCCGCCGCGCCACGCTGGAGATGGTGGTGCAGGACCTGTTCCCCGGCGGCGACATCGCCCGCGCCAGCTTCTGGACCGGCCTGCGGCCGATGACGCCGGACGGCACACCCATCGTCGGCGCCACGCCCTATGCCAACCTGTTCCTGAACACCGGCCACGGCACGCTCGGCTGGACCATGGCCTGCGGCTCCGGCCGGGTGCTGGCCGACATCGTCTCGGGCCGCGCGGCGGAAATAGACCTGGAAGGCCTGGGCCTGGCGCGTTATGGCCGCGCTAGGCCAGGTCGGGTGCCGGCGCATCCCGCCGCAGCGTGA